In the genome of Triticum urartu cultivar G1812 chromosome 5, Tu2.1, whole genome shotgun sequence, one region contains:
- the LOC125510529 gene encoding pentatricopeptide repeat-containing protein At3g53700, chloroplastic, translating to MAFAMRLASCPGASLQAATAWPSSLGSAAPRPRPRRRWPRIRSSAAASDQQALLAALREQADPEAALRMLNSALARDDFAPGRDVYEEIIRKLGTAGAFDLMKVLVREMRQEGHQVGPGVVQSFIEGYARLHMFDDAFDLVLNQLDMFGIQGDAVVVAYNHLLRVLMEGSKIKLLESVYTEMGNRGIKPDLVTYNTVINALCGVHQVRTAVLMLEDMSSDGVAPNEVTFTTLMQGFVEEGSIEAALRMKARMSEMGCSPTSVTVNVLINGYCKLGRVEDALSYVQQEIADGFEPDQVTFTTFVNGLCQNGHVDHALKVMDLMLQQGSDPDVFTYTTVVNCLCQIGELDEAVAIINQMVDSGCLPDITTFNTLIVALCTENHLEEALNLARDLTVKGLSPNVYTFNILIDALCKVGDPHLAVRLFEEMKSSGCTPDELTYNILIDNLCSSGKLAKALDLLKEMEVSGCPLSTVTYNTIIDGLCKKLRIEEAEEVFDQMDVTGIERNAITFNTLVDGLCMAERIDDAAELIEQMISEGLQPNNITYNSILTHYCKQGNIGKAADVLQTMTANGFEVDVVTYATLINGLCKARRTQAALKLLRGMRMKGMRPTPKAFNPVIQSLFRGNNGRDALNLYREMTEVGEPPDALTYKIVFRGLCRGGGPIKEAFDFLVEMADKGFIPEFSSFRMLADGLLNLGMDDYLISAIELIAEKANFRESDVSAIRGYLRIRKFYDALATFGRLLDINNPRWTYR from the coding sequence ATGGCCTTCGCAATGCGCCTAGCGTCCTGCCCCGGCGCGTCGCTGCAGGCGGCGACGGCCTGGCCGTCCAGCCTCGGCTCCGCGGCGCCACGGCCGCGGCCTCGCCGGCGGTGGCCACGCATCAGGTCGTCCGCGGCCGCCTCCGACCAGCAGGCGCTTCTGGCCGCCCTGCGCGAGCAGGCGGACCCCGAGGCGGCGCTCCGGATGCTCAACTCGGCGCTCGCGCGGGACGACTTCGCCCCCGGCCGCGACGTCTACGAGGAGATCATCCGGAAGCTCGGGACCGCCGGCGCCTTCGACCTGATGAAGGTGCTCGTCAGGGAGATGCGCCAGGAAGGGCACCAGGTTGGACCGGGCGTGGTGCAGTCGTTCATAGAGGGCTACGCGCGGCTGCACATGTTCGATGATGCCTTCGACTTGGTTCTCAACCAGCTTGACATGTTCGGCATTCAGGGAGACGCAGTGGTGGTGGCGTACAATCACCTTCTCCGTGTTCTCATGGAGGGGAGTAAGATCAAGCTCCTTGAATCCGTCTACACGGAGATGGGCAATCGGGGCATCAAACCTGACCTTGTCACTTACAACACAGTGATCAATGCGTTGTGTGGAGTTCATCAGGTTAGGACTGCAGTTCTGATGCTGGAGGACATGTCTAGCGATGGTGTGGCGCCTAACGAGGTGACATTCACTACGTTGATGCAAGGTTTTGTTGAGGAGGGGAGCATCGAGGCAGCACTGAGGATGAAGGCACGGATGTCAGAAATGGGATGTTCGCCAACGAGTGTAACAGTCAATGTTTTGATTAACGGGTACTGCAAGCTTGGAAGAGTCGAGGATGCTCTCAGTTATGTACAGCAAGAGATCGCAGATGGTTTTGAACCTGACCAGGTCACATTCACTACATTTGTTAATGGTCTGTGCCAAAACGGGCATGTTGATCATGCCCTCAAAGTCATGGATTTGATGCTCCAGCAGGGTAGTGATCCAGATGTTTTCACCTACACTACTGTTGTAAACTGCTTGTGTCAAATTGGAGAACTTGATGAGGCTGTGGCAATCATAAATCAGATGGTGGATAGCGGTTGTTTGCCTGACATTACCACCTTCAATACTCTCATTGTTGCCTTATGCACAGAGAATCATCTTGAGGAAGCCTTGAACCTTGCACGTGATCTGACGGTGAAGGGACTCTCTCCAAATGTTTATACTTTCAACATTTTGATAGATGCCCTTTGCAAGGTTGGAGATCCTCATCTTGCTGTTCGATTGTTTGAAGAGATGAAAAGCAGTGGATGCACCCCTGATGAACTTACATACAATATATTGATTGATAACCTGTGCTCATCGGGGAAGCTTGCCAAAGCTTTGGATTTGTTGAAGGAGATGGAAGTTAGTGGTTGTCCTCTGAGCACAGTGACATATAACACTATAATTGATGGGTTATGCAAGAAACTGAGAATAGAAGAAGCAGAGGAGGTTTTTGATCAAATGGATGTAACAGGTATTGAAAGGAATGCGATCACATTCAATACACTTGTTGATGGATTGTGCATGGCCGAAAGGATTGACGATGCAGCAGAACTTATTGAACAAATGATAAGTGAAGGGTTGCAACCTAATAATATCACTTACAATTCTATTCTAACTCATTACTGCAAGCAAGGAAACATAGGTAAAGCTGCTGATGTTTTACAAACTATGACCGCAAATGGATTTGAAGTTGATGTTGTTACATATGCAACACTCATTAATGGCCTGTGCAAGGCTCGTCGGACTCAGGCTGCTTTGAAGCTTCTTAGAGGTATGCGGATGAAAGGGATGAGGCCAACTCCAAAAGCCTTCAACCCTGTGATTCAGTCTCTATTTAGAGGGAATAACGGCAGGGATGCTCTGAATCTGTATAGGGAGATGACAGAAGTTGGCGAGCCTCCTGATGCTTTGACATATAAAATTGTTTTCCGTGGTCTCTGTCGTGGTGGTGGCCCTATTAAAGAAGCTTTTGATTTCTTGGTAGAGATGGCAGATAAGGGTTTCATACCAGAGTTTTCATCATTCCGCATGCTAGCTGATGGTCTACTGAACCTGGGTATGGATGATTACCTCATAAGTGCTATTGAACTAATTGCAGAGAAGGCCAACTTCAGAGAATCCGATGTTTCTGCAATAAGGGGTTATCTCAGGATCCGTAAATTTTATGATGCATTAGCAACTTTTGGCCGTCTCCTGGATATCAACAACCCTCGATGGACTTATCGATGA